A stretch of Branchiostoma lanceolatum isolate klBraLanc5 chromosome 14, klBraLanc5.hap2, whole genome shotgun sequence DNA encodes these proteins:
- the LOC136448159 gene encoding proliferating cell nuclear antigen, protein MFEARLVQGSLLKKVLEALKDLIENASWDCSSTGMSLQSMDSSHVSLVQLEMRKDGFDTYRCDRNMAMGVTIASMTKLLKCAGNDDMVTIRAEDNADSMTLIFESPNQEKVSDYEMKLVDLDVEQLGIPDQEYSCVVKMPSGEFARICRDLSQIGEAVAISCTKDGIKFSASGDLGTGNIKLAQSANVDKEEEAVTIEMNEPVSLTFALRYLNFFTKASPLSPSVTLSMSADVPLVVEYKIGDMGHIKFFLAPKIEEEDATA, encoded by the exons ATGTTTGAGGCACGGTTGGTTCAGGGCTCTCTGCTGAAGAAGGTTTTGGAGGCGCTGAAGGATCTGATCGAGAATGCGAGCTGGGACTGCAGCAGTACGGGGATGTCCCTACAGTCCATGGACAGTTCTCACGTCTCCCTAGTGCAGCTGGAGATGAGGAAGGACGGCTTCGACACCTACAGATGTGACAGGAACATGGCCATGGGCGTCACTATCGCCTC GATGACCAAGCTATTAAAGTGTGCAGGTAATGATGACATGGTCACCATCAGGGCAGAAGACAACGCAGATTCCATGACTCTCATCTTTGAGTCGCCAA ACCAGGAGAAGGTGTCCGACTATGAAATGAAGCTTGTGGATCTGGATGTGGAGCAGCTAGGCATTCCT GACCAAGAGTACAGTTGTGTGGTGAAGATGCCGAGTGGGGAGTTCGCCCGAATCTGCCGTGATCTGAGCCAGATCGGGGAGGCTGTGGCCATTTCCTGCACCAAGGACGGCATCAAGTTCTCAGCCAGCGGGGATCTGGGCACTGGCAACATCAAACTGGCACAGAGCGCAAATGTCGATAAAGAGGAGGAGGCA GTTACCATCGAGATGAACGAGCCAGTTTCGCTGACCTTCGCCCTGCGGTACCTGAACTTCTTCACCAAGGCCTCCCCGCTGTCTCCTTCTGTCACACTGTCCATGTCTGCAGATGTCCCTCTGG TGGTCGAGTACAAGATAGGAGACATGGGACACATCAAGTTCTTCCTTGCGCCTAAGATCGAGGAAGAAGATGCGACTGCTTAA
- the LOC136448493 gene encoding phosphatidate cytidylyltransferase 2-like isoform X2 → MSAPETERRVQGVIANEDTGESSDDQILDEQKDEESDAGDLQPGPVDPPPPQEGLTDTVEKALPISSLTPRWRNWVIRGVFALMMVVGFFWLIWGGPFYLTIAVMTVQLKCFQEIISIGHKVYQSNNLPWFRTLQWYFLLCANYFFYGETITDYFGHFLQREEVFRPLMKYRRIVAFTMYVAGFCMFVLTLVKRHYLKQFTMFGWTHITLLIVVTQSHLIIQNIFEGLIWLIVPVSMVICNDVMAYIFGFFFGRTSLIKLSPKKTWEGFIGAFFSTLLFGWLLAYFMAGYEYFVCPVEFGGPAAYSIMMECTPAPIFQLTEYTLPSWLQGVLKVMGLMWETVNIYPFQIHSIYLATFASLIGPFGGFFASGFKRAFKIKDFADVIPGHGGMVDRFDCQYLMATFVHVYHHSFIRAPNPGKIVQQVLALRPDLQLVIFNKLKQHLLDAGLVENSCSS, encoded by the exons ATGAGTGCGCCGGAGACGGAGAGACGAGTTCAGGGCGTCATCGCGAACGAGGATACCGGAGAGAGCTCTGATGACCAGATCCTAGATGAACAG AAAGATGAGGAGAGCGATGCTGGAGACCTGCAGCCTGGACCTGTGgaccctcctcctcctcaggaAGGCTTGACCGACACTGTGGAAAAAGCTCTTCCCATCTCCTCATTAACACCAAG ATGGCGGAATTGGGTTATCCGTGGCGTGTTTGCCCTGATGATGGTGGTCGGATTCTTCTGGCTGATATGGGGAGGGCCGTTTTACTTAACCATTGCA GTCATGACTGTGCAGCTGAAGTGTTTTCAGGAGATCATCAGTATCGGCCACAAGGTGTACCAGTCCAACAACCTACCCTGGTTCCGCACGCTACAGTGGTACTTCCTTCTCTGTGCCAACTACTTCTTCTACGGGGAGACCATCACAGATTACTTCGGACACTTCTTGCAACGAGAG GAGGTGTTTCGTCCTCTGATGAAGTACAGGAGAATCGTGGCCTTCACCATGTATGTAGCAG GTTTTTGCATGTTTGTCCTGACACTGGTGAAAAGACACTATCTGAAACAGTTTACCATG TTTGGATGGACCCACATCACCCTGCTGATTGTGGTGACTCAGTCGCATCTCATCATACAGAACATCTTTGAGGGACTCATCTG GCTCATTGTCCCTGTGTCCATGGTGATTTGTAATGATGTCATGGCGTACATCTTTGGATTCTTCTTTGGGAGAACATCCCTAATCAAG TTGTCTCCCAAGAAAACATGGGAAGGCTTCATCGGAGCTTTCTTCTCCACTCTGCTGTTTGGCTGGCTG CTGGCATACTTCATGGCTGGCTATGAGTACTTTGTGTGCCCGGTGGAGTTCGGAGGTCCGGCGGCATACTCCATCATGATGGAGTGTACACCAGCACCCATATTCCAGCTCACAGAGTACACGCTACCCTCATGGCTGCAGGGAGTACTCAAAGTG ATGGGGTTGATGTGGGAGACTGTCAACATATATCCTTTTCAG ATCCACTCCATATACCTCGCCACTTTTGCTTCCTTAATTGGTCCATTTGGAGGGTTCTTTGCCAGTGGCTTCAAGCGAGCATTTAAGATTAAG GACTTTGCTGATGTGATTCCTGGACATGGTGGGATGGTGGATCGTTTTGACTGCCAGTATCTGATGGCCACCTTTGTGCATGTGTACCACCACAGTTTCATCAG AGCTCCAAACCCAGGCAAAATCGTACAACAGGTTTTGGCACTTCGGCCTGATCTCCAGCTGGTGATTTTCAACAAGCTGAAGCAACACCTGCTTGATGCAGGGCTGGTAGAGAATAGCTGCTCCTCCTAG
- the LOC136448493 gene encoding phosphatidate cytidylyltransferase 2-like isoform X1 produces MSAPETERRVQGVIANEDTGESSDDQILDEQIRALKRGSKKDEESDAGDLQPGPVDPPPPQEGLTDTVEKALPISSLTPRWRNWVIRGVFALMMVVGFFWLIWGGPFYLTIAVMTVQLKCFQEIISIGHKVYQSNNLPWFRTLQWYFLLCANYFFYGETITDYFGHFLQREEVFRPLMKYRRIVAFTMYVAGFCMFVLTLVKRHYLKQFTMFGWTHITLLIVVTQSHLIIQNIFEGLIWLIVPVSMVICNDVMAYIFGFFFGRTSLIKLSPKKTWEGFIGAFFSTLLFGWLLAYFMAGYEYFVCPVEFGGPAAYSIMMECTPAPIFQLTEYTLPSWLQGVLKVMGLMWETVNIYPFQIHSIYLATFASLIGPFGGFFASGFKRAFKIKDFADVIPGHGGMVDRFDCQYLMATFVHVYHHSFIRAPNPGKIVQQVLALRPDLQLVIFNKLKQHLLDAGLVENSCSS; encoded by the exons ATGAGTGCGCCGGAGACGGAGAGACGAGTTCAGGGCGTCATCGCGAACGAGGATACCGGAGAGAGCTCTGATGACCAGATCCTAGATGAACAG ATTCGagctctgaagagaggcagtaag AAAGATGAGGAGAGCGATGCTGGAGACCTGCAGCCTGGACCTGTGgaccctcctcctcctcaggaAGGCTTGACCGACACTGTGGAAAAAGCTCTTCCCATCTCCTCATTAACACCAAG ATGGCGGAATTGGGTTATCCGTGGCGTGTTTGCCCTGATGATGGTGGTCGGATTCTTCTGGCTGATATGGGGAGGGCCGTTTTACTTAACCATTGCA GTCATGACTGTGCAGCTGAAGTGTTTTCAGGAGATCATCAGTATCGGCCACAAGGTGTACCAGTCCAACAACCTACCCTGGTTCCGCACGCTACAGTGGTACTTCCTTCTCTGTGCCAACTACTTCTTCTACGGGGAGACCATCACAGATTACTTCGGACACTTCTTGCAACGAGAG GAGGTGTTTCGTCCTCTGATGAAGTACAGGAGAATCGTGGCCTTCACCATGTATGTAGCAG GTTTTTGCATGTTTGTCCTGACACTGGTGAAAAGACACTATCTGAAACAGTTTACCATG TTTGGATGGACCCACATCACCCTGCTGATTGTGGTGACTCAGTCGCATCTCATCATACAGAACATCTTTGAGGGACTCATCTG GCTCATTGTCCCTGTGTCCATGGTGATTTGTAATGATGTCATGGCGTACATCTTTGGATTCTTCTTTGGGAGAACATCCCTAATCAAG TTGTCTCCCAAGAAAACATGGGAAGGCTTCATCGGAGCTTTCTTCTCCACTCTGCTGTTTGGCTGGCTG CTGGCATACTTCATGGCTGGCTATGAGTACTTTGTGTGCCCGGTGGAGTTCGGAGGTCCGGCGGCATACTCCATCATGATGGAGTGTACACCAGCACCCATATTCCAGCTCACAGAGTACACGCTACCCTCATGGCTGCAGGGAGTACTCAAAGTG ATGGGGTTGATGTGGGAGACTGTCAACATATATCCTTTTCAG ATCCACTCCATATACCTCGCCACTTTTGCTTCCTTAATTGGTCCATTTGGAGGGTTCTTTGCCAGTGGCTTCAAGCGAGCATTTAAGATTAAG GACTTTGCTGATGTGATTCCTGGACATGGTGGGATGGTGGATCGTTTTGACTGCCAGTATCTGATGGCCACCTTTGTGCATGTGTACCACCACAGTTTCATCAG AGCTCCAAACCCAGGCAAAATCGTACAACAGGTTTTGGCACTTCGGCCTGATCTCCAGCTGGTGATTTTCAACAAGCTGAAGCAACACCTGCTTGATGCAGGGCTGGTAGAGAATAGCTGCTCCTCCTAG